Genomic segment of Syngnathus acus chromosome 10, fSynAcu1.2, whole genome shotgun sequence:
GCTCTTCATAtttgcattgaaaaaaaagtacccTCCATGAAAATTAGaacaaaatgaattaaaataatgtcGATTCTTAATATCATGAAGTCATttacaataataatcatgatGTCACGTGCacgttgagaaaaaaaacaaaaaaaacacgccaCTGAAAAATAACGATATGTTGAATTTACccgattttatttcattaagtgGCAGCACGAAATAAAAGCATCAggatataatatttttttgggagtgGGACTCTACGTATAAAATGTAGACTGGATCCAGATATTTCGTGGAATGTCTTGAacctattttttcccccccagtgTAACAGCATGTGAAATTCATTGGCAACTCGGTCTTTCTATTTAGACGAAGTATCACGCAAGTGTCTGAGTACCGAGTGCAAGAACCTTTGCCACCTGTAAGTGGGCTGCCTCCCTCAGTGCGCCCCTAAATGGAACTCCGTGTGAACCGCTTCAACTTCTTTAGCTATATTAGCGATTATCATTTGTGCCCCAGGCCAAGCGTCTATTCTCGTCGTGGCTGCCAATCAAAGGAGGTGCTTAGGCCAGGCCCCGCCCTCTTCATTAGTCAGCAACCGGAAGTACTTCCTGCTCgtgagtgtgcgtgcatgGAGGGGGGTTATTACGCGTTTACGGATGAGAACACTTCAGCGTTTCTCTGCTGCCCCCCAGTGGCTCAATGGTCAATCACATAAACTGATTAAAACAGATATTTTAAAAGCTTTCAATAATTTCCTCTAGTCtaaaatacgttttttttgAGGAATCTTTCCTCCACTAAATATGGAAATTCATTTGTTGCGTAATAATTTTGCATGATTATATGCTTGAGTTAACCTGTTTTATTGAACATTAGTTAAACCTCAAAGTACCTAAAGGTAAAAGTCAGTCCACAGTTCAGTCCatggttaaaaacaaaaaaaaaagtgaacacaCATGTAAATAAAAGTGCGAGTGCATGACGACGATTCTTATTTTCACAACACAAATCGCATCTTTGGCAAACAAAGCACctgaaaaaaattggaaaagaaTGTACAAGAAcatattctttaaaaaaaaaaaaactgtagaaTAAAATAAGCAGCTTCCACTGAAGTGCTgatatgctaacgtgacatattAACATGTAGCATTCGAACACCAACACACACTAACACTAAAACCGATTCTTAACAAAAAGCTACATGATGACGTGACACTCCAGCATGTAACATTTGAACATGACAAGCTAACACAAAAACTCATTCTTAACTACAAGAAGCTTCGTGCTCATGTGTGACATTGACATTCAGCGGTAGCTAACATGCTACAAGCTAACATGACATCAACTAAAGTCTTGCATAACAGACAATAACACTGAAAATTTTGCTCTTTTGTGTGCTAATTTTCTAAAATGTTACATTGACAGGTCCAAATTTTTACGTGTGAATTTACCAACATGACATTTTAACTCACGTCAACATGCAGCATCTGAACCTGAGGACATGctaaaaactaaaaacttgTTCTTAACTAGAAAAAAGCAATTTGCTAACATGACATGACAACAAGTAGCATTTGCACACAAGAACACGCTAAAAACACAAGCTTGTTCTAAACTAGAACAAGCTACATGCTAACCTGACACAACATGTTGTATTTGAGCATATGGAAATGCTGAATTCTGTCAGTAAACTCAAACGTCTTTTAAttactttaaaacaaaactacaTGCTAACATGTTAGCATTCCCGCAAGCTGAGCGGGAGATTGCAGTCCTATGACTCAGCATTAGGTACTCCTGAAGTTTTGAACAGTTTGTGACTTTGtagtttgaaagaaaaaaaaaagcagaaagagCATCTGTTGCACTTGCATAGTCAGACTTTGTGACGGagttaagggggggggggtgcctACGGTGGTGCCAAAATTGGCTGGGGCCCCATTAGGATGGTGCGACAACAGTAGCAGCCATGTTGAGGGTGGGGCAGGCATCTCTATGATTGAGTTTGAAGAGCAGCTGCTCTTTCTCTTGCGTCAACGTCTCGTTGAACAAACGCTGACGCTCCAACGACGCGCGCGCCTCCTCACGCTCAAGACACGTGCGCCTGAACAGCaacgacaacaaaaacaacacttaGCACATGCTAGAGACCCAACACCAGAGAAACCACAAGTCTCATTTGTCTGTCTgacataaatatttttgttgcatgTTAATTTTGATTCTATTAGCATGTCAAGCTAACATGCCAACATTCCTCCATGTGACGTTTGTGCCCTATCTAGTACAGTCACGCATACTTACTGCAGGATGCTTTGACTTCTGTCCAGACGAACTCGCAAGTCTTCGTTTTGCTGCAACGTTTGCACCAAGTGATCCTCAGCGCAAGACTTCTCCTCCGCCTGAAGCGCAACAACTATGTCAACCGTCAAAGCCACAATATCACGCACTCGTGAATTACGTGCACCTCCCCAATCGCTGTTGTAAACACGAGTTTAAAGTGTAGGCCGGACATGTGTGGCGAATTAGTTCACGCGCGCCGACGTGAGGCCTTACCAGTTGCTCCATGTGTTGCAACTTGCTGTTTTGTTCCCTGAGGCGTTCGCTCTTCATCTCGATAACGAACAACAAAGACTCCTGCTCCGACTCCCAGAATGCACCTGGGCTGCCGTGCGCCTGACATGATTCGTGGTCGTTGGTGAGGCGAAAGCGGCTGGTTGCCATGACGACACACGCACTTTTACCTGAATGTTCCTGAGTAGATCTTTATTGAAGGTGGATTCTTGGACACGCCTCTTTAGCTCGTTGTAACGCTCCAGCTCTTCCTTCAACTCGCTCACCTCCAGctccacatacacacacaaaagcaggCTGATGACATCCAGCATGATGCACACGTGCGTCAAATGGTTGCTGTGGTTACCTTCAAAAGGTTCTCACTGACATGAAATGTCTCCGTCAGTTGAACTTTGAACTCGTCGTGAGCGCGCTCAACTTCTGTAGAAGACAAAATGCTTAGGGGGGGGTCCGGGCATAGGTTAGTGCCACCAAGCCCGCCCCCTCTACTCCGCGAAATTAGAGTAAAACTGATGACCGTAATTTCTCgtctattttttcccccacattttcaacattgaGGCATTAAACAAAGATTTGAGACCAAGTCCTCTAGCGTGACCCagataatgtaaaaaaaaatatttggcagATTAGTGTAAGTGCATAAGTTTAGCCTAGAACACTGCGgtcgcacacaaacacacacaaacaaggagCAACTACCGTGTATGTGCTGTTGGTGTTGCTGTGCAATCTGTTGTCGCTGTTGTTGATGAACGGCGTTGAGCTGCGCACACGTCTCCGTCTTGACCTTTACATAACGTAAAGTCACACACCACATTAGCCACTTAGCACGTAGCATGCCAGCCGGTTGTGCACCTCAAGCCACCTTTTCGAGTATGGACAGCACTAGCGTGCACACTTCTTCGTCGGCGTGCTCCTTGAGAAGCTCCGCCCTCTCTGAGGCGCCATTGGCCGAGAGCACTTCCTTCAGGATCCTCAGTTGCCACTCAGAGTGTTCCAGATGCTTCTCCAATGCCACCTTAGCATTGGCGTTAGCCACACTATCACAGCATCGCTCGAAGCGCGCACGCTTTGCTGAGGGACAAGTCACACCGCAAAAATTACATCACTTCCTTTACCACCACGCACAGCAGCAGCGCATGCACACAGATGCAAACCCAAatgcgcacacagacacacgtcgacacacaaagagacacACTgccacaaaagcaaacacttACCTCCACATTGTCGCCTGTTGCCTTTGTCGTCTTTCTTAGTTTTCTTCTGTAACATcgacaaacaaaccaaacaacaCATTAGCAGAGTCACCAAAATATCAAgcaaaagaagacatttgaCACAGCCAGCGTTGGTGAGGAGATGGGGCAGTTGAAATCAGATGGGCGACGTCATGCATGCTGCAATTGTGAAGTTACAATTACGATATTTAGGACTGATGTTGGGAAACCTCCATCTTTTGCTCTCTTTTGtaaggattttatttttgcgaTTCATCTTGCATACATGAAAGTACATCTTCGCCAAGAGGCAATACTTAGAATAACAGCTGGGTGCCTGCAGAAAGCTTTCTTTTGCAACAACACTGGCAGTGTTGACAATAGTGGAAAAACttggaaataaaatttaaCAACCATCACAACAGAATGCTAATTGCTACTTATGCTAACTGCTAGCATGTCAATCCAGTCACATTAGACAACCGAAGGACGTCTGTGCCGCTAAACCAATTCAAGCAACTAAACCAATTAAagagatgaaaacattttagtgTTGACCACGCACCACTTTCTATTCTGAGCAACTCCAAAAGATTTACACGCACGGCTTTGGCATTTATGTAAGAGGCTCTCACACCGCACAGAGGTGGATACATTGAGAAGATACTTCGGAGTGTGACACATGCGACAGGAAGTCATCAACAGTTTTGGTGCGTGGTTTGCAGGGGACATGTTAGCAGTTTCACGAATGATGTGTGAAGACTTTTTCTGCATCATTTTAAAGAGTTCTCAGGTGTCAACCCTATGGATTGTTTTGTGACAGATGGcaatatttgagaaaaaaagttttaatatttaatcaaCTGTATGTACCCCGGTTTCCTCCGACGACATGCATGGTAGACCGACTGACCATTACAAATTGTCCGTAGGTCTGATtgtgagtgtggatggttgtttgaCCCTGTGTGCCCCTCCCTACAATTGGTTCAGCGGTTCGATCCTCGTGAGAATTGAGCATTTAAGAAAATGAAGAGTAAtattatgaaaaaaacaaacatgttatGGTCCCTTAACCTAACATTTAAATTACATACACACTTTACTGACCGGACACACACTCCTTGACAACAATGTCTCACTTCCACGTTTAAATTTTTAATGTCACTGATTGGATACGTGACGATGACGTCACGTAACAATCCAAAGATCAATCAAAAACGCGTTTGGACAATTTTTAGATCTTGTTTAGGCCTGCTATGATGTAATCCCGTTTGATGGCTTgtgccattttaaaaaaaaattgtaaactCTTAAGATTTTGTGATCACCACTTCAACGTGTGGGACCCCTTTTTAAATCAGAGATAGGAGGTGATGACGTCATTGGGTCTGTGCGAGTTTGCGTGCAAAACGTCGAAGAGTTTACGAACATGAGCCAGATTGAAAACAGATGTGCGGTCGTAAAAGTTGCACTATGGCCTAGtttgtgtcatttgttgtttttttgcgtgACTCTCTCTTCGGTTCGTGCACATTGCCGTGAAAACGTTCGACTTTTGCTTGGCTGTACGTAGTGGAAGTCTGCACGGCTCGGAAGCACGTTGCCCGTGGGCCTCGGTCCCCGGTCACGGCGGGGCTCACCTTACTGTGGCCGCAGCCCATGCTTGCTGAAGCCGCCTCGCCTCGTGTCGTCCTGTTCGTCGCTCGGCCTCAACAGAGTCTTTTTGCTCTCCCGTCGTACTCCGTCGCCTCCTCCGGGTAACCGCCGTTAACTTTGCACGAGCTTCAGCAAAGTTCCTGAAAGCACCGCTGCCCGGCTTGATGATGCGTTCAGGGGCACCGCGGGCAATGAGCTTCGGCTGCCTCGCAGCGGGTTGACGCTCAGCGTTGAAAACACTGTTTAGAAAACTAACATTACAAATATTGCAAACCTACTGGAGCCTGGGGCTACCTATGTGGATTTAACATTTCTTTGGAAAAACGTCCTCGAAAGTACCTTCGAAGATatttgtgagttaaaaaacTTGTTTGCGTATACGTTTGAACGTATTTGCCactcaaaaaatatttattccaCATTGGCCATGCTTACGTAAAATTGTGAAgagggagcaacagcaatgtgaaCATACTCTTATTAGTTCATACATAAGTTACTCTATCATTTTAATCAATGTGTAAATATTCCTATTAATTTATATACTTTTCATGTCAATCAATTTTTAAATACTCTTTGATTTATACAAACATAGTTGCTCAATCAGAGCACAGACACAGCACACAGAGCTTTGTAACTTTCAAGTACACATAAGGCACAGCTCAGTAACTCCATGACAGACGCAAAACATTCAGTAGGACATTCAGGTGATAACAGAAAAGATGTCCTTATAAGGACATGTCcgtccgccccccccccccccccccccccccccccccttgtgtgtgcgtgtgtgttaccGGGGCCGTCGTACCGTTGTTCagtttttggatttttttctaattttcccCCTTTGACTCGGCATTGCCTGTCCTGGgca
This window contains:
- the ccdc69 gene encoding coiled-coil domain-containing protein 69, which translates into the protein MGCGHSKKKTKKDDKGNRRQCGAKRARFERCCDSVANANAKVALEKHLEHSEWQLRILKEVLSANGASERAELLKEHADEEVCTLVLSILEKVKTETCAQLNAVHQQQRQQIAQQHQQHIHEVERAHDEFKVQLTETFHVSENLLKLEVSELKEELERYNELKRRVQESTFNKDLLRNIQAHGSPGAFWESEQESLLFVIEMKSERLREQNSKLQHMEQLAEEKSCAEDHLVQTLQQNEDLRVRLDRSQSILQRTCLEREEARASLERQRLFNETLTQEKEQLLFKLNHRDACPTLNMAATVVAPS